The genomic window tttgcactttctccaatttcttgaccttgacgtgtgtgtgtgtgtgtgtgtgtgtgtgtgtgtgtgtgtgtgtgtgtgtgtgtgtgtgtgtgtgtgtgtgtgtgtgtgtgtgtgtgtgtgtgtgtgtgtgtgtgtgtgtgtgtgtgtgtgtgtgtgtgtgtgtgtgtgtgtgtgtgtgtgtgtgtgtgtgtgtatgtgtgtatgtgtgtgtatgtgtgtgtgtgtgtgtgcgtgtgtgtgcactcacttaattgtactcatataattgtggttgcaggggtcgagactcagctcttggccccgcctcttcactgatagctactaggtcctctccctctctgcttcctgagctttgtcatacctcttcttaaaactatatatggttcctgcctccactacttcacttgctaggctattccacttcctgacgactctatgactgaagaaatactttctcacgtccctgtgactcttctgagtcttcagcttccagttgtgaccccttgtttctgtgtcccctctctggaacatcctatctctgtccaccttgtctattcccctcagtatcttgtatgtcgttatcatgtctcccctgatccttctgtcctccagtgtcgtcagtccgatttccctcatacgacattcccctgagctgtgtgtgtgtgtgtgtgtatgtgtgtgtgtgtgtgtgtgtgtgtgtgtgtgtgtgtgtgtgtgtgtgtgtgtgtgtgtgtgtgtgtgtgtgtgtgtgtgtgtgtgtgtgtgtaattagatTTAAAACAAAAATCTTGAAACTTTTAAATTTTAAAGGTGAACAAAAACTAAACTTTAGTTATTAATCAGAATTTTAAAACAAATATTTGATGTTTCAGGATTTAAACAATTATTAGAAGTTTACAGAAACATAGGAGACGCGAACAAAACATGTATGCTGACCTGGGACCTGAGGTTGTTATGTATTCTTAGAATCTGTTTAATTTCCTCCTCAGAAACTCCACTCGCGAAGATATTGCAGTCAGTATTGTTGAGCAGGATCATGCTGTGTTCAGAGTGGAACTCTGAATAGTCACACATCATTGGCTCTGGTGGCTGAATCTTGTTTGCTTCTGAAGTGTGGTTGGCTCTCAGAACCAGAGAACTAatgcttgctgctgttgttgtttgagTTATGGGTGAACTCGGTTGTGTTGTGACGGATGATGTTACCTGAATGGGCTCCGTTTCTGTTGTCTGGTATTCTGCACGAAATTCTACATATGTGCTTAATGGTGTTGTTAGCTggatgggtgttgttgttgttacttcgtAAGTTTCAAGAGTCGATAAGTTTGGCCTGAGTGGTGGAAGAGGTGTTGTTCTTGTGGTCTGCTTCTTTAAATCAATAGAAAAGGTACTTTTGACTGTTGGTATTAACTGAGGTGTGAATGTCTCTGTTGTATGGTACGTTTCTACACCAATTGAATTATTGTACTTTCCACTGGTGCTTTCTTCTGGTCTTTGGAATTCTCCAAGAATAGAGGAAGTTGAGTTAATTAGTCTTATTGGCTTGAAACGATTTTGTTCCTCTCGCTGTAAGGTTAATAGATTTTGTGAATGGATGGCTGTGGGTTCTGTTGAGTGGAAGGTGACTATTTTTGGGAAGGTTGGGAGTCGTGTTGGCTGGAAGGTGACTATTTTCTTTGGCTCGGTAGCGTCAGTTAGTTTAGCCGGATATGTTGCTATTCGTTCTGGATAATAAGTAACTGGCTGGTATGTGCTTGTTTTCTTTGTGTAGGTAGTGACTGGATGTGAAGTGATTGGTTGCACTGCATGATGTGTATAATCTATTTCTGGATAGGAAATGAGTGGTCGAAATGGTAGATATGTGTCATCTCTTTTTGGATAGGAATTGACTGGTTCTGTTGTGTGAAGTGTATTTATTCTTCCTGGATAGTATGTTACTGGCTGTTTTCCTGGATATTGGCCAATTTGTTCTGGATATGAAATGATTGGCTGTACTCCATGATATACGTCTGGTTGTTTGGGATAGGAAATAACCGGTTGTATAGCCTGATATGTGCCTAATCTTTCTGGATAGGAAGGGAATACATGTTCAGTGTGATAACCGTGTTTCTTGGTTGCCAGAAAAGTGCTGAGTTGTGTTGGTTGAAAAGAAGTTAAGTATGTCTCAACGGCTGTTGAGACTACTGGCTTTGCGGTGGCTGGAGCTATTTGAATAAATGGGAATAAATGTCTTAGCAGTTCTGACTTCTTCATAAAGTATTTGAATGGGTTAGGCTTGAAGAACAGCGATCTCGAATAGCGAGCTTGAGACGACTGACTTGAGTTACGATGTTCTTCTTCATAGTTCTTTCCCTCTACCAAGAatcctgaaaaaaaaataaattatccgTTTCCAGAATTGTCTACGTGTCTGCATAATCCAGCACTTATGGAAATAAATGTTTTCCTGTCGCATGATAATCGTGGTA from Cherax quadricarinatus isolate ZL_2023a unplaced genomic scaffold, ASM3850222v1 Contig890, whole genome shotgun sequence includes these protein-coding regions:
- the LOC128701497 gene encoding uncharacterized protein isoform X1: MKKSELLRHLFPFIQIAPATAKPVVSTAVETYLTSFQPTQLSTFLATKKHGYHTEHVFPSYPERLGTYQAIQPVISYPKQPDVYHGVQPIISYPEQIGQYPGKQPVTYYPGRINTLHTTEPVNSYPKRDDTYLPFRPLISYPEIDYTHHAVQPITSHPVTTYTKKTSTYQPVTYYPERIATYPAKLTDATEPKKIVTFQPTRLPTFPKIVTFHSTEPTAIHSQNLLTLQREEQNRFKPIRLINSTSSILGEFQRPEESTSGKYNNSIGVETYHTTETFTPQLIPTVKSTFSIDLKKQTTRTTPLPPLRPNLSTLETYEVTTTTPIQLTTPLSTYVEFRAEYQTTETEPIQVTSSVTTQPSSPITQTTTAASISSLVLRANHTSEANKIQPPEPMMCDYSEFHSEHSMILLNNTDCNIFASGVSEEEIKQILRIHNNLRSQVARGEEQRGDPGSQPQASDMKVLRWNRELATVAQAWANQCQFEHDGDDQRRICSRDYDVGQNLFYEWSHYPYPNWNKALLQWYDEVANFPNTYVQRIPDSDSQREIRHYTQMIRSETREVGCGAVYYSPFVGGISRLYVCNYGPSNHKLGEPLYKEGLPATECGSSPPSTLFQGLCD
- the LOC128701497 gene encoding uncharacterized protein isoform X2, which encodes MKKSELLRHLFPFIQIAPATAKPVVSTAVETYLTSFQPTQLSTFLATKKHGYHTEHVFPSYPERLGTYQAIQPVISYPKQPDVYHGVQPIISYPEQIGQYPGKQPVTYYPGRINTLHTTEPVNSYPKRDDTYLPFRPLISYPEIDYTHHAVQPITSHPVTTYTKKTSTYQPVTYYPERIATYPAKLTDATEPKKIVTFQPTRLPTFPKIVTFHSTEPTAIHSQNLLTLQREEQNRFKPIRLINSTSSILGEFQRPEESTSGKYNNSIGVETYHTTETFTPQLIPTVKSTFSIDLKKQTTRTTPLPPLRPNLSTLETYEVTTTTPIQLTTPLSTYVEFRAEYQTTETEPIQVTSSVTTQPSSPITQTTTAASISSLVLRANHTSEANKIQPPEPMMCDYSEFHSEHSMILLNNTDCNIFASGVSEEEIKQILRIHNNLRSQVARGEEQRGDPGSQPQASDMKVLRWNRELATVAQAWANQCQFEHDGDDQRRICSRDYDVGQNLFYEWSHYPYPMIRSETREVGCGAVYYSPFVGGISRLYVCNYGPSNHKLGEPLYKEGLPATECGSSPPSTLFQGLCD